AGAGCAGTACGCGCCCAGCGCCATGAATCCCGGGTGGGAACATGAGAATTCGCCCATGTACCCGTTGATCACGTTCAGGCTCAGCGTCAGCATGATGGCGATCAGCGTCAGCTTCAGGACCAGTGCGCGGTAGTCGCTGACGTCCGCCCAGTAGTGCAGCGAGATGTAGAGGAGCCCCAGATGAACGGCCGCCGGGACCGCCATCGGAAGCCGGAGCAGCCAGCCTGCGATCCGGTTGGCCGCCCGGGCGCCGGCGATGCCGACGATGAGGATCGGCAGCGCATAGATCAGCAGCGTGTACAAAAACGCGTTGGGGACCAGGAGCGGCCGCTTCAGCATGATGTCGATCCCGAACAGCGCCGGGATCTTGGGCAGCCCCACCGCCGATGCCAGGCCGGTTCCGAAGAATTTTTCGAGCATCGCCGCGGCAAGCATGCCCAGCAGCCAGCCGAGGAGCGGCACGCCGGAGCATAAAGCGCGGAAACTGCCGGTTTTTACGTTTGGTGCGGGCACGGCGTTACAGCCTTAGCTGCGCGCTGTACGGCTCTCCGAAGAAGCCGTGCGGCCGGAACGTCAGGATCAGCAGGATGATGGTGTAGGCGATGAGGTCCCGGAGCGTCGAAGGAAATAGCATCGCGACGAAGATCTCCGTGAATCCGAGCAGGAAGCCCGCCAGCGTGGCCCCTAAGATGGATCCCCTTCCGCCCAGGATCGCGGCCACGAAGGCCTTCCAGCCGAAGGTGATCCCCATGTTCGGGTCGAGCACGGGATACGCGACGCCGAAGAGGATACCGGCCGCCGCCGCGAGCGCGGAGCCGATGCCGAAGGTCAGGGCGATCACCCGGTTGACCGGCACCCCCATCAGCGGGACCGCCACGAAGTCGTAGGCCATCGCCCGCATGGCCATTCCGTACTTCGTCCTCTTGATGAACTGGTGCAGCGCCAGCGTCAGCAGCAGGGAGACCGCGACGATCATGATCTTCTTGTTGGTGAGCATTACGCCGCCGAGGTCGTACGTCGCCGTCTCGATCAGCGACGGAAAGCTGACCCTGCGGGCCCCGAGCAGGATCAGGTTCCCGGTTTCGAGGATGATGCCGATCATGAGGCCCGTGATGGCCGCCGAGGCGCGCGGGGCGTTCCGCAGGGGACGGTACCCCACGCGCTCGACGAGCATGCCGACGAACGAGGTGAGAAACATCGAGATGAGGATGGTCAACACCAGGATCAGCCAGTTCGGCAGCGCGAACATCCCCGAAGTGACGAGCGCGAGCAGCCCGAAGGAGACCCCGAAGCCGATGTACGCCCCGACCATGAAGATGTCCCCATGCGCGAAGTTGAAAAGCATGAGGATGCTGTAGACCATGGAATATCCGAGCGCGATCAGGGCGTAGAAGCTCCCCCACTGGAGGGAGTTGACCACGTTCTGCAAAAAGACCGTCATTGTCGTTCCGCCCGTTCTTCCTTTCCCCTTACGGGCAGACCGACTTGTAGAACGTGAACTCGCCGGCGTCGCTGATCTTGACGATGACCGCGCACTTCGACGGGTCGTTCTTGCCGGCGAACGTCATCTCGCCCGTGATCCCCTTGAACTTCTTCACCTGGGAGAGCTGGTTGCGCACCGCGTCCCGGTCCTTCTTCAGGTCGCCCGAGAGCCCGCCGGTCGCCTGGATCGCCTGCTGCGCCAGCTTCATGGCGTCCCAGGTGAGGGCGGCGACGTCGTCGGGCACGTAGCCGTACTTCGCCTTATAGCGGTCGATGAACTTCTTCGTCTCGCCGGTCGCGCCGGCCGCGGCGTAGTGGGTGCTGAAGAAGGCGCCGTTGCAGTCCTTGCCGCAGAGCTTCGTCGTCTCGGCGGAGCCCCAGGAGTCGCTGCCGACGATGGGCTTCTTCCAGCCGAGCTGGTGGGCCTGCTGGACGATGAGGGCGACCTCGTTGTAGTACTGCGGAACGAACAGGACCTGGGCGCCGGAGTTGTTGATCTTGGTAAGCTGGGAGCTGAAGTCGGTGTCCTTGGTGGTGAAGCTTTCATACGCCACCACGGACCCTTTCCCGTTGATGTCCTCCCACGCCTTCCTGAAGAACTCCGCCAGTCCCTTAGGGTAGTCGCTGGCCACGTCGTATAGGACGGCGGCCTTCTTGAACTTGAACTCCTTGGTGATGAAGTTCGCCACCACCGGCCCCTGGAACGGATCCAGGAAGCAGGCGCGGAACACGTACGGCCTGTCCTTGGTGGCGTCGGGATTCGTCGACCAGGGTGTGATCATCGGAGTCTTGTAGTTGTTCGCGATCCCTCCAGCGGGCACCGCCTGCTTGGAGGCCTGGGGCCCGATCATGATGAGGATATCGTCCTCGGTGATCATCTTGGTGGTCACTTTCACCGCCGATTCCGCCTTGGACTCGTTGTCCTCGATGACCAGCTCCACCGGGTACTTCTTCTTGCCGATCGCGATGCCGCCGGCGGCCTTGACGTCTTCGAGCCAGAGCTGGGCGGCGAACTTGGTTCCCTCCCCGACCTTGGGGATGTCGCCGGTGAGCGGGGCGTTGATTCCGATGCGGATCGTCGGCTCCTTCGCCCAGGCGGGCGAAAGCGCAAAGGCGATCGCCAAGACGCAAACGAGGAACGTCCATCCTTTCTTCATCGCCGAACCCCCTTTAGCCGGTTTGAGGTGGTCCGATCCCGGGGACAAACGGGAATCGGGACAAGGGACAATATGTATCAAACCGCAAAATAGAACAAGTGAAATCGGGAGATCTTCATCCTCTGCAGCCTCCGCGCTTACGCGGAAAGGAGCGCCTGGACGAGGAGGATCTTGGCGATCGTGGCCACGGGGTAGACCGAGGCGTAGCCGACGTTGGGAAGATCGTTTTCCGTCTGCTCGAGCGCGTACCCGAGGACGGCGGGCTGGGTGAACATCCCGGCGATCATGCCGGTCAGGATGCTCATGGGGATACCCAGGAGCTTGTGGCCGATCCAGAGGGCCGTTACCGCGGCGGCGAAGGTCAACGCCGCGCCCGCAAGGAAGATCGAGACCCCGCCTCCCTGCAGAAAGGTGGACAGGAATCCGTACCCGGCCCTCGTTCCGATCCCCGCGAGGAAGAGGACCAGCCCGATCTGGCGCAGCGTCATGTTCGCGCTGTAGGGAAGCGACCAGACCAGCTTGCCGCTCCTCCCGATGGCTCCGAGGATCAGCGCCACGACCAGCGGCCCGCCCGCGAACCCGAGGGAGAAGGTGAGGCCGCCGGGCAGCGGGATCTTCACGCTCCCGATCAGCAGCCCGAGCGCCAGCCCCATGCTGAACGTCACGAGGTCGACCTCGC
This region of Thermodesulfobacteriota bacterium genomic DNA includes:
- a CDS encoding branched-chain amino acid ABC transporter permease, coding for MTVFLQNVVNSLQWGSFYALIALGYSMVYSILMLFNFAHGDIFMVGAYIGFGVSFGLLALVTSGMFALPNWLILVLTILISMFLTSFVGMLVERVGYRPLRNAPRASAAITGLMIGIILETGNLILLGARRVSFPSLIETATYDLGGVMLTNKKIMIVAVSLLLTLALHQFIKRTKYGMAMRAMAYDFVAVPLMGVPVNRVIALTFGIGSALAAAAGILFGVAYPVLDPNMGITFGWKAFVAAILGGRGSILGATLAGFLLGFTEIFVAMLFPSTLRDLIAYTIILLILTFRPHGFFGEPYSAQLRL
- a CDS encoding ABC transporter substrate-binding protein, with product MKKGWTFLVCVLAIAFALSPAWAKEPTIRIGINAPLTGDIPKVGEGTKFAAQLWLEDVKAAGGIAIGKKKYPVELVIEDNESKAESAVKVTTKMITEDDILIMIGPQASKQAVPAGGIANNYKTPMITPWSTNPDATKDRPYVFRACFLDPFQGPVVANFITKEFKFKKAAVLYDVASDYPKGLAEFFRKAWEDINGKGSVVAYESFTTKDTDFSSQLTKINNSGAQVLFVPQYYNEVALIVQQAHQLGWKKPIVGSDSWGSAETTKLCGKDCNGAFFSTHYAAAGATGETKKFIDRYKAKYGYVPDDVAALTWDAMKLAQQAIQATGGLSGDLKKDRDAVRNQLSQVKKFKGITGEMTFAGKNDPSKCAVIVKISDAGEFTFYKSVCP